GTGCGCAAGATATCTATCGCGAGAAGCGGAAACCGGATATCACGAAGACGCCACCCCCCCGTTACGACCTTATTAACATCAACGCTTACGGATCAATGGCACTCCAGTTTTCGCGGGGATGTCCTTTTAATTGTGAGTTTTGCGATATTACGAAGTTGTTTGGACGCGTGCCACGCACGAAAAGCAATGAACAGATGCTCGGTGAGTTTGAGATGCTCTATAAACTCGGTTGGGATGGTGCGATGTTCGTTGTGGATGATAATTTTATCGGTAACAAACGCGATGCGATGCGTTTATTGCCGGCTGTGCAACAATGGCAGGAGGAACGCCAATTCCCGTTTTCGCTCTATACCGAAGCCAGTGTAAACCTCGTGGAAATCCCAGATATGCTCGACGCAATGAGCGGGGCAGGTTTTAACATGGTATTCCTCGGCATTGAGAGTCCCAATGATGAAGCACTCCTCAGCACTTCCAAAGGACAGAACACCAGCAAGGAGGAGGAAGCCGGGAGTTACCTCTTGCGGGCAATCAGGAAGATACAGAGCAAGGGGATGGAGGTTACAGGCGGATTTATTATCGGGCTTGATGGGGACACCGAGTTTGATTCTCACATCAATTTTATTCAGGAAGCCGGTATACCGATGGCGATGGCAGGACTGCTGACGGCTTTAAAAGAGACCGACCTGTGGCACCGACTGAAACAGGAAGATCGGTTGCTTGGGGAGTCCAGCGGAAATCAGACCGACATGACCCTTAATTTTGTACCGGAAATACCGCGCGAGGAACTTATGGCGGAATATCGACGGGTTGTTTCGACGCTCTATGATCCGACCCTAAAGAACTATTTCGCACGGTGTTTGACGCTGCTTGAGCACATGCCGCATACATCACACAATGTGAGATCGATTCGGATGGAAGAATTACGTGCCTTTATGAGATCCGTCCAGCAACAACTTTTCTCCAGACAAGGCTGGGAGTACACACGCTATTTGTTCAAGACACTCAAAAACCATCGTAAGATGTTCCCGGAAGCCGTGCGACTGGCGGTCATGGGTTACCACCTGGAGAAAACGACGCGTCATACGATCGCTGTTGAAGATTTCAGAAAGTTCCTAGATCACGAAATGGATACGTTTAAGGAGGAGATCTCACAGTTTTCACACGCACCGGACAACCGGATGGGTGAGATTCAGAACTATTCGCGGCAACTCTTTGATCGTGTTAAGAAGGAGTACGATTCGATTCACGAGGATTTCCGATACGCAGCGCACGGTGCACTTGCCGGGTTTCAGAAGTCGGTGTTCAAGGAGTACTTGGACGCGGAGTTCAATGCTTTTAAAGCGGCTGTCGGCACTTTCGCTAAGGCACAGACTGAAAGACTCGGTGAGCTCCAGATGTATGTCCACAATCTCTTTACCCGGGTTCGTGCGCAACACGAGCAACTCCACGACGATTTCAAGCAGAACGTCCAAGAATCTTTTGACGCTTTCCGAGACTCTGTCCAACGGCATTTAGAGCAACTCTTCGGTTCTGTCCCTGTCCAGATTGAAGGACTCAGTTAGTTAGACCATGGCGTCTATTGAGATAGAAAATCTCGGTTTTACCTATCCGAGTCGTGAGACCCCGACGCTGCACAGTATTACGACACGCATTCCTTCGGGAGCGTTTGTGCTACTGACGGGCCCAACCGGATGCGGCAAATCTACTTTACTGCGGACACTGAACGGTTTGATTCCGCATGCTTCGGCAGGAACGCTTACCGGAACGGTGCGTCTTAACGGTCAAGACCTCGCTACGCAGCCCCTGGCGACAACGTGTCAACAGACCGCTCTCCTCTTCCAAAACCCCAACGATCAACTCTTTTGCACGCGAGTCGAAGACGAAATCGCCTTTGGACTCGAGAATCTCGGTTTTCCTCCCTCCAAAATTAAGGAACGGATTGCTATTGCCTTGAAACAGGTGGGACTTCCCGACTTTGCATCGCGGGAGATCGCATCGCTTTCTGGCGGTCAAAAACAGCGCGTTGCGCTTGCGGCTGTCTGTGCTATGCAACCGCGCGTCCTGCTGTTAGATGAACCAACGAGCCATCTTGATCCGCATGGAACACGCGATATCCTCACTATCGTCACAAAGTTGAATAAGGAGTTAGGCATAACAATCGTTTTGGCAACCCATCGAACCAAAGAGGTCGCTCCGTTGTGTGATCGTGTATGGCTGATGGACGCAGGGCGACTCTATCTGGACCTGCCCGAAGCGGAGGCGTTTCAAGATCTCACGCCATATCAGCGTTTGGGTGTGCAGGTTCCGAAAACCGAGGAAGCCTCGCGCGGGGTCCCCTCAACTGTATCCCGAAAGGGTGCTGGTGAGATAACATCTCAAAATCCTCTCCTTAGCATCCGAGAACTCCAATTCAGTTATCCGAACACCGGTGAAGATGCGGTGCGTTCAATCTCTTGCGCGGTGCCGCGTGGGGAAGTCCTCGCTATCATGGGGGCAAACGGTTCTGGGAAGACGACCTTGATCCATCTCATCGCGGGGTTGTTGCGTCCGGCGGCAGGGGAAATTGTCCTTGCTGGAAAGGTGTCCGATCGTCCGAAACTTCATCAGTTGGCAGGTAAAGTTGGTATCGTTTTTCAGGATCCAGACCTATTACTACAAGCGGAGACGGTTCGAGATGAAGTCGCATTCGGACCCAAAAACCTCAAATTCCCCGCACAGATTCTCGAAAATAGAATTGATGAAACGCTTGCGCGGTTTGATTTACGAAATCTTGACTCGGAGGCACCCTATTCGCTCTCTCGAGGACAACGCCAACGGGTTGCTGTCGCAGCAACCTTTTCCCTATACCCTGATCTTTTTCTGCTTGATGAACCCACCACGGGTCAAGATGCACACCATCTCCACCAGTTGATGGACGAACTCTGCGACGAGATCCGTCGCGAAAATAAAACCCTCATTTTTGCAACACACGACACGGAACTCACCTTAAGATACGCTGATCGTGTCCTCTTATTACGCGAGGGGACAGTAATTTTTGACGGCGCGCCAAATGCCGCTTTCGCAAATCCTGATCTCCTACAGCAGGCATCGCTATCATAATTTCTCTCTACCGGGAGTCTTGACAAACCCTTATCGAGTATGTTATACTCTGATTAAAAGGAGGTTTCACATGGTTACCCGGGAAGATATTCAAGCGACATGTGATGATATCGTTCGGAGATTCGCACCGCTCCAAGTAATCCTTTTTGGCTCCTATGCCTACGGCACGCCGACAGAGGACTCGGATGTAGATCTGCTTGTTGTGATGGACATTCCGAAGTCAGAGTTTACTCGTAAGGCACTTGAAATTCATCAACAGATTCCGCGTCGTTTCAGTATGGACCTCTGGGTACGCTCTCCAGAAGAAATTGCGTATCGCGTTTCATATAACGACTGGTTTCTCCGCGATATCACCGAAAAAGGAGAAGTGCTTCACGGTTCTGATGCAGCCTGCAACGTCAAAAACCTACGATTCATGCATTACGGAACAAACCTTGCCGAAAAGGAGAAGAACGGCATGAACCCATTGACGTTGGAGTGGATAGAAAAGGCTGAAAACGATTATGCGGCTGTCCAGCAGCTTCTGCAAGCACCAAATCCATTGCATGATATTATCTGTTTTCATGTCCAACAGTGTATTGAAAAGTATTTAAAGGCGTGGCTGCAGGAGGCAAACATCCATACTCCAAGGACACATAACCTTCAAGAATTACTGGACCTGATTGTCCAAACACTTCCGACGTGGGCCCGTTGGCAGCCTGACTTTAAGAGAATAACAACGTATGCAGTGGACCCTCGATATCCGGGGGATTCAAGAACCTCCGAGGATACCCAGCATGCTATGCACGTATGCACTGAGGTGCGCCAAGCCGTTCGCACGCAGCTAAAACTCCCAAAGAATCCCGTTGAGGCATTGTAAAGAGTAAAGTGTTTAAAAGCTTTCATATTTCCCTAATATTTTTGTTCTTACTCTTGTGCGTTGGTGTGCTCCATGCAGCACCATTAAAGACACTCTCTTTGGACTTTACGCGCGAATTAACCGAAAACGACAAAACCGAGCACATTGCAGGGACCCTTCACTACAATGTAAAAGAGGCGCGAGTTGTCATTGAGGTCGTCGAGCCTCTTAGACAAATAATGATTATAGAGGACAACGCCCTTGAAATTTATTATCCCATAGAGAAACAGGCGTTTCGATTTATTTCTCAAGGGCGGATTCCACTTCCGTTTGTTGAGTCCATTATCCAGTCCACACAAGCCGAGCACGGATTGACAGCGATCGGGTATTCTTTGGAAAAGCACGATATCGTAAACGGAGTGCTCTATAGCTACTGGAGTCCGCCTAAGAAAGCGAAAGATACGCTCGGTCCTGTTATCCTCGGTATGCAAGACGACAGACTTATTTCTGCCGAAGTTAAGAATCCGAAAGGTTATATCATCGCCAGATCGCACTATCAGAACCACAGCAAAGTCGGCATGAACTATGTTCCGCTGATGGTTACTTCCAGCACCTACCGTGAGAAATCTG
This Candidatus Poribacteria bacterium DNA region includes the following protein-coding sequences:
- a CDS encoding DUF4070 domain-containing protein, with translation MPNALFVYPKFPPSYWGFKYALEFLGKQSSMPPLGLLTIAGMFPKNYNLKVVDMNIEPLTDAHLEWADVALTSTMIVQKDSLYEVAERCNRASVPIIAGGPHPTSYYDNIKEETDAEIDHFLFGEVEEVFEDFLTDFESGSAQDIYREKRKPDITKTPPPRYDLININAYGSMALQFSRGCPFNCEFCDITKLFGRVPRTKSNEQMLGEFEMLYKLGWDGAMFVVDDNFIGNKRDAMRLLPAVQQWQEERQFPFSLYTEASVNLVEIPDMLDAMSGAGFNMVFLGIESPNDEALLSTSKGQNTSKEEEAGSYLLRAIRKIQSKGMEVTGGFIIGLDGDTEFDSHINFIQEAGIPMAMAGLLTALKETDLWHRLKQEDRLLGESSGNQTDMTLNFVPEIPREELMAEYRRVVSTLYDPTLKNYFARCLTLLEHMPHTSHNVRSIRMEELRAFMRSVQQQLFSRQGWEYTRYLFKTLKNHRKMFPEAVRLAVMGYHLEKTTRHTIAVEDFRKFLDHEMDTFKEEISQFSHAPDNRMGEIQNYSRQLFDRVKKEYDSIHEDFRYAAHGALAGFQKSVFKEYLDAEFNAFKAAVGTFAKAQTERLGELQMYVHNLFTRVRAQHEQLHDDFKQNVQESFDAFRDSVQRHLEQLFGSVPVQIEGLS
- a CDS encoding energy-coupling factor ABC transporter ATP-binding protein; protein product: MASIEIENLGFTYPSRETPTLHSITTRIPSGAFVLLTGPTGCGKSTLLRTLNGLIPHASAGTLTGTVRLNGQDLATQPLATTCQQTALLFQNPNDQLFCTRVEDEIAFGLENLGFPPSKIKERIAIALKQVGLPDFASREIASLSGGQKQRVALAAVCAMQPRVLLLDEPTSHLDPHGTRDILTIVTKLNKELGITIVLATHRTKEVAPLCDRVWLMDAGRLYLDLPEAEAFQDLTPYQRLGVQVPKTEEASRGVPSTVSRKGAGEITSQNPLLSIRELQFSYPNTGEDAVRSISCAVPRGEVLAIMGANGSGKTTLIHLIAGLLRPAAGEIVLAGKVSDRPKLHQLAGKVGIVFQDPDLLLQAETVRDEVAFGPKNLKFPAQILENRIDETLARFDLRNLDSEAPYSLSRGQRQRVAVAATFSLYPDLFLLDEPTTGQDAHHLHQLMDELCDEIRRENKTLIFATHDTELTLRYADRVLLLREGTVIFDGAPNAAFANPDLLQQASLS
- a CDS encoding HEPN domain-containing protein, translating into MNPLTLEWIEKAENDYAAVQQLLQAPNPLHDIICFHVQQCIEKYLKAWLQEANIHTPRTHNLQELLDLIVQTLPTWARWQPDFKRITTYAVDPRYPGDSRTSEDTQHAMHVCTEVRQAVRTQLKLPKNPVEAL